TTGTGACGAAACAGGAGTCGGTATCGCACGGCTCGACGCCGACGGCACCGTCACACTGTTGGCCGACGAGGTGGCATCCAGCGTCGACGAGCACGTCCGGTTCGGCGGCGTGGTCCCCGAGATCGCCTCCCGGGCACACCTGGAGGCGCTCGGCCCGGCCATGCGCCGCGCGCTGGCGGCCGCCGGCCTGAAAAGGCCCGACATCGTCGCCGCCACCATCGGGCCCGGGCTGGCGGGCGCCTTGTTGGTGGGAGTGGCTGCGGCCAAAGCGTATTCGGCCGCGTGGGGCGTTCCGTTCTACGCCGTGAACCACCTGGGCGGGCACCTGGCCGCCGATGTGTACGAGCACGGGCCGCTGCCCGAGTGTGTGGCACTGCTGGTGTCCGGCGGACACACGCATCTGCTGCACGTACGTTCGCTCGGCGAGCCGATCCTCGAACTGGGCAGCACCGTCGACGACGCCGCGGGCGAGGCCTACGACAAGGTGGCGCGGCTGCTGGGGCTGGGCTATCCGGGCGGGCGGGTGCTCGATGAGCTGGCCCGCACCGGCGACCCCGGCGCCATCGTGTTTCCGCGCGGCATGACCGGTCCCAGAGATGACCCGTCCATGTTCAGCTTCTCCGGCCTCAAGACCGCTGTCGCGCGGTATGTCGAGGGCCACCCGGACGCGGTGACGGCCGACATCGCCGCCGGATTCCAGGAAGCGGTCGCCGACGTGCTGACCCGCAAGGCGGTGCGCGCGGCGACCGGGTTGGGCGTGCAGACCCTGCTGATCGCCGGGGGTGTGGCCGCCAACTCGCGGCTGCGCGAGCTGGCCACCCGGCGCTGCGCCGAGGCGGGCCTGACGCTGCGCATCCCCGGGCCACGGCTCTGTACCGACAATGGCGCGATGATCGCGTCGTTCGCCGCGCACCTGGTTGGGGCCGGCGCGGCGCCGTCACCGCTGGACGTGCCCAGCGACCCCGGACTGCCGGTGATAAAAAGCCAGGTGGGCTGAGCTCACAGCATAAATTCGCGGGAAGCAGCGGGGCGGTCTTGAGTGCTAGCACTCTCGTGTATAGAGTGCTAGGTGGCAATCGGACGATCCCCTGTGTCGGCACCCGCGACGACGGCCCAAGGGCACGGCCGAATGCCGAATCATCTGGTAAATGGACGGTTCGGGCAACCCCTGGACCGACCGCCAACTCCAGTCCGGGCGAGCGTCCCGGACCCGATCCAAATAGTGGAGGGCCCCAATCGTGGCGAAGGTGAAGATCAAGCCACTCGAGGACAAGATTCTCGTGCAGGCCAATGAGGCCGAGACCACGACCGCGTCCGGTCTGGTCATTCCTGACACCGCCAAAGAGAAGCCGCAAGAAGGCACCGTCGTCGCAGTCGGCCCCGGCCGATGGGACGAGGATGGCGACAAGCGGATCCCGCTGGACGTGTCAGAGGGTGACACCGTCATCTACAGCAAGTACGGCGGCACCGAGATCAAGTACAACGGCGAGGAATACCTGATCCTGTCGGCACGTGACGTGCTGGCCGTCGTATCCAAGTAAAGATCCGTGTTCCGCCCCGGCGATCCCCGTGTGCAAACACGGGTGATTTCCGGGGCGGCATGCGTTACTGCGCCACTTACATTCGTTATCGCGCCTCATAAAGGAATCTGATGAGCAAGTTGATTGAGTACGACGAAACCGCACGTCGAGGCATCGAGGCGGGCGTGAACAAGCTCGCCGATGCGGTACGGGTGACACTAGGGCCGCGCGGCCGGCATGTGGTGCTGGCGAAGGCATTCGGCGGGCCCACCGTGACCAACGACGGCGTCACCGTCGCGCGTGAGATCGACCTGGAAGACCCGTTCGAGAACCTGGGTGCCCAGCTGGTGAAGTCGGTGGCCACCAAGACCAACGATGTCGCCGGCGATGGCACCACGACAGCGACCGTGCTGGCCCAAGCGCTGATCAAGGCTGGCCTGCGGCAGGTGGCCGCGGGCGCCAACCCGATCTCGCTGGGTACCGGAATCAGCCAGGCCGCCGACGCCGTGTCCGAGGCGCTGCTGAAGGCGGCCATCCCGGTGTCGGGCAAGGAAGGCATCGCGCAGGTGGCCACCGTCTCGTCGCGCGACGAGGTGATCGGTGAGCTGGTCGGTGAGGCGATGTCCAAGGTCGGCACCGACGGCGTGGTCAGCGTCGAGGAATCGTCGACGCTGAACACCGAACTGGAGTTCACCGAGGGCGTCGGCTTCGACAAGGGCTTCCTGTCGGCGTATTTCGTGACGGACTTCGATTCGCAAGAAGCCGTGCTCGACGACCCGCTGATCCTGTTGCACCAGGAGAAGATCAGCTCGCTGCCCGACCTGCTGCCGATCCTGGAGAAGGTCGCCGAGTCGGGGAAGCCGCTGTTGATCATCGCCGAGGACATCGAGGGCGAAGCGCTGGCGACGCTGGTGGTGAACTCCATTCGCAAGACGCTCAAGGCGGTCGCGGTGAAGTCTCCGTTCTTCGGCGACCGGCGCAAGGCCTTCCTCGAAGACCTCGCGATCGTGACGGGCGGTCAGGTGGTCAATCCCGACGCCGGTCTGGTGTTGCGCGAGGTGGGCACCGAGGTGCTGGGCTCGGCCCGGCGCGTGGTGGTCAGCAAGGACGACACCATCATCGTCGAGGGCGGCGGCCCGGCAGATGCGGTGGCCAAGCGCGTCAAGCAGCTGCGTGGCGAGATCGAGAACAGCGATTCCGAGTGGGACCGCGAAAAGCTGCAGGAGCGGGTGGCCAAGCT
The DNA window shown above is from Mycobacterium sp. Aquia_216 and carries:
- the tsaD gene encoding tRNA (adenosine(37)-N6)-threonylcarbamoyltransferase complex transferase subunit TsaD produces the protein MTIVLAIETSCDETGVGIARLDADGTVTLLADEVASSVDEHVRFGGVVPEIASRAHLEALGPAMRRALAAAGLKRPDIVAATIGPGLAGALLVGVAAAKAYSAAWGVPFYAVNHLGGHLAADVYEHGPLPECVALLVSGGHTHLLHVRSLGEPILELGSTVDDAAGEAYDKVARLLGLGYPGGRVLDELARTGDPGAIVFPRGMTGPRDDPSMFSFSGLKTAVARYVEGHPDAVTADIAAGFQEAVADVLTRKAVRAATGLGVQTLLIAGGVAANSRLRELATRRCAEAGLTLRIPGPRLCTDNGAMIASFAAHLVGAGAAPSPLDVPSDPGLPVIKSQVG
- the groES gene encoding co-chaperone GroES yields the protein MAKVKIKPLEDKILVQANEAETTTASGLVIPDTAKEKPQEGTVVAVGPGRWDEDGDKRIPLDVSEGDTVIYSKYGGTEIKYNGEEYLILSARDVLAVVSK
- the groL gene encoding chaperonin GroEL (60 kDa chaperone family; promotes refolding of misfolded polypeptides especially under stressful conditions; forms two stacked rings of heptamers to form a barrel-shaped 14mer; ends can be capped by GroES; misfolded proteins enter the barrel where they are refolded when GroES binds) produces the protein MSKLIEYDETARRGIEAGVNKLADAVRVTLGPRGRHVVLAKAFGGPTVTNDGVTVAREIDLEDPFENLGAQLVKSVATKTNDVAGDGTTTATVLAQALIKAGLRQVAAGANPISLGTGISQAADAVSEALLKAAIPVSGKEGIAQVATVSSRDEVIGELVGEAMSKVGTDGVVSVEESSTLNTELEFTEGVGFDKGFLSAYFVTDFDSQEAVLDDPLILLHQEKISSLPDLLPILEKVAESGKPLLIIAEDIEGEALATLVVNSIRKTLKAVAVKSPFFGDRRKAFLEDLAIVTGGQVVNPDAGLVLREVGTEVLGSARRVVVSKDDTIIVEGGGPADAVAKRVKQLRGEIENSDSEWDREKLQERVAKLAGGVAVIKVGAATETALKERKESVEDAVAAAKAAVEEGIVTGGGSALIQAGKVLDKLRKSLKGDEATGVDVFADALSAPLYWIASNAGLDGAVVVSKVRELPAGHGLNAATLEYGDLVADGVIDPVKVTRSAVLNAASVARMVLTTETAIVEKPAEEADDHGHGHHH